One Desulfovibrio sp. Fe33 DNA segment encodes these proteins:
- a CDS encoding integrase core domain-containing protein has translation MREAIVALRKANPGQDPRKIAGEFRARGFKAPSPNTIAVILKEEGLTRQKRKRNAWFRQWPGQLTVPDHPNHVWTVDYKGWFRLLDKTICYPLTIMDLHSRFMIGCIPLSRPAFDPTWASFDRLFRRFGLPEIIRVDNGTPFAGRGAGGISRMSALWLRLGIDVEFIEPGKPQQNGSHERMHRTLKREFRKGRNMRQQTRLMRSWRRIYNHRRGHEALGMAVPASRYVRSVRSFPPIIPDFQYDEGEAVRRVKRSGEILWAGKRRYVNQGLRGCSVGLLEDQNGDLIVYAGSVLLGL, from the coding sequence ATGCGCGAGGCCATTGTCGCCCTGCGCAAGGCGAATCCCGGCCAAGATCCCCGCAAGATCGCCGGAGAATTCCGGGCCAGGGGCTTCAAGGCCCCCTCTCCCAACACCATTGCCGTCATCCTGAAAGAGGAAGGGCTGACGCGGCAAAAAAGAAAACGCAACGCCTGGTTCCGCCAATGGCCAGGGCAATTGACCGTCCCCGACCATCCCAACCATGTCTGGACCGTGGATTACAAGGGCTGGTTCCGGCTGTTGGACAAAACCATTTGTTATCCTTTGACAATCATGGACCTGCACAGCCGTTTCATGATCGGTTGTATCCCTCTTTCGCGGCCCGCATTCGACCCGACCTGGGCATCATTTGACCGTTTGTTCCGTCGTTTCGGTCTTCCCGAGATCATTCGGGTGGACAACGGAACACCCTTTGCCGGACGCGGGGCCGGAGGAATTTCCCGGATGAGCGCGCTTTGGCTGCGGCTGGGCATTGACGTCGAGTTTATCGAACCCGGCAAGCCGCAGCAAAATGGCTCGCATGAAAGGATGCATCGCACTTTGAAACGAGAATTCCGCAAGGGCCGGAACATGCGCCAGCAGACACGGCTCATGCGCTCCTGGCGCAGGATTTACAACCATAGGCGCGGTCACGAGGCGCTTGGCATGGCTGTGCCCGCCAGCAGATACGTCAGATCTGTTCGGAGTTTTCCCCCTATCATCCCGGATTTTCAATATGATGAGGGCGAAGCTGTCAGGCGTGTCAAACGCAGCGGGGAAATCCTATGGGCCGGGAAAAGGCGATACGTCAACCAGGGGTTGCGCGGTTGCTCGGTAGGGCTGCTGGAAGATCAAAACGGCGACTTGATTGTTTACGCAGGATCGGTCCTGCTGGGGCTTTGA